The Fuerstiella sp. genome has a segment encoding these proteins:
- a CDS encoding fumarylacetoacetate hydrolase family protein — translation MSRAVFVAAMLIGCLSLSVVFAAEPTRYLRFQKGETIAYGRLEGDLVRQLDGDLFGEWSRTDITHSLKDIQILIPCQPTQVFALAGNYRSHLSDGPIPEKFRIPQPFTKNVSCLVAHGEAIVIPPDASVVHYEAEMAIVIGKKCSKVSAEDALDYVLGVTAGNDVSERVWQNDKEVKDVQWWRAKGADTFGPVGPYILSGVDYSQLRLRLVLNGETRQDEKTDHLIHNVPDTVSFMSQYVTLQPGDLIFTGTPGTTKIIVPGDTVEVHLDDMVLSNPVK, via the coding sequence ATGTCACGAGCTGTTTTTGTTGCTGCCATGCTCATTGGTTGCCTGTCTCTCTCGGTGGTCTTCGCTGCGGAACCCACCCGTTACCTTCGGTTTCAGAAGGGTGAAACGATCGCTTATGGCCGGTTGGAAGGAGATTTGGTCCGGCAGCTGGACGGGGACCTGTTCGGTGAATGGTCGCGAACGGATATCACGCATTCACTGAAGGACATACAAATCCTGATACCGTGTCAGCCCACACAAGTATTTGCACTGGCGGGGAACTATCGTAGTCATCTTAGTGACGGTCCCATCCCTGAGAAATTCCGGATCCCACAGCCGTTCACCAAGAACGTGTCCTGTCTGGTGGCACACGGTGAGGCAATTGTCATCCCGCCGGATGCTTCGGTGGTTCATTACGAAGCCGAGATGGCCATCGTGATCGGGAAAAAATGCAGCAAGGTGTCGGCTGAAGACGCGCTGGATTATGTGCTTGGCGTGACCGCGGGTAATGACGTCAGTGAACGTGTCTGGCAGAATGACAAAGAGGTGAAAGACGTGCAGTGGTGGCGTGCCAAAGGTGCCGATACGTTTGGGCCGGTGGGGCCCTATATTCTTTCCGGTGTGGATTACAGCCAGTTGAGACTTCGTTTGGTTCTGAATGGAGAAACTCGCCAGGACGAAAAGACGGACCATCTCATTCACAATGTGCCGGACACCGTCAGTTTTATGAGTCAGTATGTGACGCTTCAGCCAGGTGATCTGATCTTTACCGGCACACCGGGCACAACAAAAATCATCGTCCCCGGAGATACCGTTGAGGTTCACCTCGACGATATGGTGCTCAGCAATCCGGTCAAATAA
- a CDS encoding tetratricopeptide repeat protein, giving the protein MSAANRLPGGLRVIPRNLILPSFGSRMSTQPVFRPRAITALLLAALVIQPDASLADKATDDFKFGVGLWRKQRWTSAAQVFSEFLKEYPDHQRAQLATFYLGLTWSSLKKYGLSREQFQRYLDLNPDSPNTAAAKYRLGECSYYLGEYETAVTQFETYTREHPGHKLIDWGHLQLGDSLIQVGRFQEAEVVITRLVTTTSSDNIKVQAQYSLGLSLEKREEPDAALEAYRSVALSNDIYQAPRALARSGTIRFQQERYESAAAFYDQIVSRFPDSRLTPLAALNSGLAMYRIQKFEDAVRRFRQVSIDSNKHNESVLLTGMSFSRLNRLDEARSALKAVFKSGGDPDHAAEALFELGRLEQLAGEHKLAVQIYTQLAERWPADTHTPDALFNAANLQLGLEETTSADRLLKRLTQKYPAHAAKPRTMFLAGRIQLKQKQSAAARESLRQVVLATDTEPRTMALSLYYLARIDHEQNLFESALSAVQQLQSFLDDDTNRDLRGALALGAMSALELRKFETAEELATDYLKHGVNGTQTTDALAARTIARASVGNYSGAILDSDQLIQTASDSLQTWTSILQAAENAWDQKDYESALELFRRSNSIHAPEVTRQSGASGTAWCLFHRNQFKEAAGKFNEAASTRPESSIGIEARYMAVRCLHEDGQTEAAIEQYTILSKDFSVLASEAATTELRQRLQSYALDAGRTAARLLDSAKRRDEANTQWSELADRFSDSGELDAILDEWALANLQAKQYSQSDLIYRRLLKTRPGGPFEGTARLSLAESDLDAGRTEEAMHEFQEIMDHRNYEDSEKATAMFHLIQIRLEQESWEQVTKLAGRFARVHSNSQLVHRIQSLHANALMELNQPNQAREILETLRKDVLEGYLEPEPWTERIWIVLGEVELASKRYAQVDTIAQEFEKQFPESPIGFQMSSLQGRRWKNKPEPDFGKAREFFTRIIDDESARGTRLAAKSQCLIADMCLMQKNYAQAREAYFRVYILYPYPDLQSQALFQVGNCQLQLGKTKDAAKTWESLLNEFPESPYAKDAAKLLKSTNVDTVQP; this is encoded by the coding sequence ATGTCCGCTGCGAATCGTCTGCCCGGTGGACTCCGCGTCATACCGCGCAACCTGATCCTCCCTTCGTTTGGTTCACGTATGTCGACTCAGCCTGTTTTCAGACCTCGGGCCATCACAGCATTACTTCTGGCTGCCCTGGTCATTCAGCCTGACGCGAGCCTGGCAGACAAAGCAACGGATGACTTTAAATTTGGCGTGGGCCTGTGGCGGAAGCAGCGATGGACGTCCGCAGCCCAGGTGTTCTCAGAATTTCTCAAAGAGTATCCTGATCACCAACGTGCTCAACTGGCTACGTTTTATCTCGGCCTGACCTGGAGTTCGCTCAAAAAATACGGCCTGTCACGTGAGCAGTTCCAAAGATACCTGGACCTCAATCCGGACAGCCCCAACACCGCTGCAGCAAAGTATCGCCTCGGCGAGTGCAGTTACTACCTCGGTGAATACGAAACAGCAGTCACACAGTTTGAAACATACACGCGAGAACATCCCGGTCACAAGTTAATTGACTGGGGACATCTGCAGTTGGGTGATTCACTGATACAGGTCGGACGCTTTCAGGAGGCCGAGGTAGTTATCACCCGGCTTGTCACCACAACCTCCAGTGACAACATCAAAGTCCAGGCACAATACTCACTCGGACTTTCTCTGGAAAAACGGGAAGAACCTGATGCGGCGCTGGAGGCCTATCGCAGCGTCGCGCTGAGTAATGACATTTACCAGGCTCCCCGCGCCTTGGCTCGTTCCGGGACGATCCGTTTTCAGCAGGAAAGATACGAATCGGCAGCTGCCTTTTATGATCAGATCGTATCTCGGTTTCCGGATTCACGTCTCACACCGCTGGCAGCACTCAATTCAGGTCTGGCGATGTATCGCATTCAGAAATTCGAGGACGCTGTTCGTCGATTCAGACAGGTTTCCATCGATTCAAATAAGCATAATGAATCCGTACTGCTGACCGGAATGTCATTTTCCAGACTCAACCGACTGGATGAGGCCAGATCAGCTCTGAAAGCCGTGTTTAAATCAGGCGGGGATCCGGACCATGCAGCCGAAGCACTGTTTGAACTGGGACGTCTTGAACAACTGGCCGGAGAGCACAAACTAGCCGTCCAAATTTATACACAACTCGCAGAACGCTGGCCGGCCGACACTCACACACCGGATGCATTGTTCAATGCTGCCAATCTGCAGCTCGGGCTGGAGGAGACCACATCCGCAGACCGACTGCTTAAACGTCTCACTCAGAAATACCCGGCCCATGCAGCAAAACCGCGCACCATGTTTCTGGCAGGCCGAATCCAGTTGAAGCAGAAACAATCTGCGGCTGCGCGGGAGTCGCTGCGTCAGGTAGTCCTCGCTACTGACACCGAACCACGTACGATGGCACTCAGTCTGTATTATCTCGCGCGGATTGATCACGAACAAAATCTGTTCGAATCCGCCCTTTCAGCGGTACAACAGCTGCAGTCTTTCCTGGACGATGATACGAATCGCGATCTGAGAGGAGCACTCGCACTGGGAGCAATGAGTGCTCTCGAATTGCGCAAATTTGAGACGGCCGAAGAACTGGCTACTGACTATCTCAAGCACGGCGTGAACGGTACGCAGACTACCGATGCCCTCGCAGCTCGCACCATTGCCCGCGCCAGCGTCGGTAACTATTCCGGTGCCATACTTGACTCAGACCAACTCATTCAGACCGCTTCAGACAGCCTTCAAACATGGACCTCAATTCTTCAGGCAGCGGAAAATGCCTGGGACCAAAAAGACTATGAGTCGGCTCTGGAATTATTCCGTCGCTCCAACAGCATCCATGCTCCCGAGGTCACACGGCAGTCCGGAGCATCGGGTACCGCCTGGTGTCTGTTTCACCGCAATCAGTTCAAAGAGGCTGCCGGAAAGTTCAATGAAGCGGCATCAACCCGGCCTGAATCATCAATCGGGATTGAGGCTCGTTACATGGCAGTCAGGTGTCTGCACGAAGACGGACAAACAGAGGCAGCCATCGAACAGTACACGATTTTGTCTAAAGATTTTTCTGTACTTGCATCGGAAGCTGCAACCACAGAACTCAGACAGCGACTGCAGTCTTATGCGCTGGACGCCGGACGAACGGCAGCACGCCTGCTGGATTCGGCGAAACGCAGAGACGAAGCGAACACTCAGTGGTCCGAACTGGCTGACCGATTTTCGGACTCCGGAGAACTGGACGCTATTCTGGACGAATGGGCTTTGGCAAATCTGCAAGCAAAACAATACTCACAGTCAGATCTCATTTATCGGCGTCTGCTGAAAACGCGTCCCGGCGGCCCCTTTGAGGGAACAGCACGACTTTCTCTGGCAGAAAGTGACCTCGATGCCGGTCGTACTGAAGAAGCGATGCATGAGTTTCAGGAGATTATGGATCACCGAAACTACGAAGACTCTGAAAAAGCCACCGCTATGTTTCATCTGATTCAGATCAGACTGGAGCAGGAGTCCTGGGAGCAGGTGACAAAACTTGCGGGCCGATTTGCCAGGGTGCACAGCAACAGCCAGCTGGTCCATCGCATTCAGTCACTGCACGCCAATGCTCTGATGGAACTGAATCAGCCGAATCAGGCACGTGAAATTCTTGAAACGCTGCGGAAGGATGTTCTCGAAGGTTATCTGGAACCGGAACCATGGACCGAAAGAATCTGGATTGTGCTGGGAGAAGTCGAACTGGCCTCAAAAAGATACGCACAGGTTGACACGATTGCACAGGAGTTCGAAAAACAGTTCCCGGAATCACCGATCGGTTTTCAGATGAGTTCTCTGCAGGGGCGTCGCTGGAAGAATAAACCGGAACCCGACTTTGGAAAGGCGCGTGAATTCTTCACACGCATCATTGACGATGAATCAGCAAGGGGAACGCGGCTGGCAGCAAAAAGTCAGTGTTTGATCGCCGATATGTGCCTGATGCAGAAAAATTACGCACAGGCTCGTGAAGCTTATTTCAGAGTCTACATTCTTTATCCGTATCCGGACCTTCAGTCACAGGCACTGTTCCAGGTAGGAAACTGTCAGCTGCAACTTGGCAAAACAAAGGATGCTGCCAAAACATGGGAGTCACTGCTGAATGAATTCCCCGAGTCCCCGTATGCCAAAGATGCGGCGAAACTACTGAAATCGACAAACGTTGATACGGTACAACCCTGA
- a CDS encoding zf-TFIIB domain-containing protein, translated as MADSTACPRCSQSLKASDDGLTCSQCEGRFVAGDTIDARWLSIPEILTEVQPVFCPGCRAVMTIKMLGTTEINVCPECSGIWLDRTDSISVTDRAGLQQFLMYSLSFPERVVRSSIGLAAGAAIETAGLLIPQSFQSAKSYELVVKNSLGFLTKSVGGVQTTEDDHESAADLSNNFVARKAVGNFVDLAGMATLHVSPVWLLAIVSDVAYGTSSYVQELADELKKQGLIDDTSTIQHVEDVLNAIQDSSGNAASLFDTPPLSVDQLRATLERTRESLTEVDYTTVLPEAELKRYWHEMQEISVNNGVCLLAVSGALAMNTLEKLETMVKGTLTGVRVAGGLLNKHVIGHYTDSLQTIGDKGLFESLQDTSGPYIAAVWNNFADDTTTWTDELVSGRLVVRGWKAVSGFLSGDSSEPADDDSTTN; from the coding sequence ATGGCAGATTCGACTGCCTGCCCGCGCTGTTCGCAGTCATTAAAGGCTTCCGATGACGGACTCACATGTTCTCAATGTGAGGGTCGTTTCGTTGCAGGCGACACCATCGATGCCCGCTGGCTGAGCATCCCGGAGATCCTCACCGAAGTTCAGCCGGTTTTCTGCCCTGGGTGCAGGGCTGTCATGACAATCAAGATGCTGGGAACAACGGAAATCAACGTCTGTCCGGAATGTTCCGGTATTTGGCTGGACAGGACAGATTCAATTTCAGTCACCGATCGCGCCGGACTGCAGCAGTTTCTGATGTACAGCCTCAGCTTTCCGGAACGTGTTGTCCGCAGTTCCATCGGACTGGCGGCCGGCGCCGCGATAGAAACCGCAGGCTTATTAATTCCGCAGTCATTCCAGTCGGCCAAATCTTACGAACTGGTCGTTAAAAATTCGCTGGGATTCCTGACAAAAAGCGTTGGCGGCGTTCAGACAACCGAAGACGATCACGAATCAGCGGCAGACCTCAGTAACAACTTTGTCGCCAGAAAAGCGGTCGGCAATTTCGTCGACCTCGCCGGTATGGCCACACTCCACGTTTCGCCGGTCTGGCTGCTGGCAATCGTGAGCGACGTTGCCTATGGAACCAGCAGCTACGTACAGGAACTTGCCGATGAACTCAAAAAACAAGGTCTGATCGATGATACGTCCACAATTCAACACGTTGAAGACGTGTTGAATGCGATTCAGGACAGTTCAGGAAACGCAGCCAGTCTGTTCGACACTCCCCCGCTCTCCGTAGATCAGCTGCGAGCAACACTGGAAAGAACGCGGGAATCCCTCACCGAAGTCGACTACACCACTGTTTTGCCTGAGGCTGAACTGAAACGGTACTGGCACGAGATGCAGGAGATCTCAGTCAATAACGGAGTTTGTCTGCTGGCAGTCTCCGGGGCCCTGGCCATGAACACACTGGAAAAGCTGGAAACGATGGTAAAAGGAACACTCACTGGAGTTCGCGTGGCCGGCGGCCTGCTAAACAAACATGTGATCGGACACTATACCGATTCTCTGCAAACCATTGGGGATAAGGGCCTGTTTGAATCCCTGCAGGATACCTCCGGTCCGTATATCGCCGCCGTCTGGAATAATTTTGCGGATGACACAACAACATGGACCGATGAACTTGTCTCCGGTCGCCTGGTCGTCCGTGGCTGGAAAGCCGTCTCAGGGTTTCTCAGTGGTGATTCGAGTGAACCTGCAGACGATGACTCAACAACCAATTGA
- a CDS encoding glucose 1-dehydrogenase, with the protein MKAIAVRPGTPDSVYLADLAKPSVDEIANDRGVLVRVLKVGVDATDREINDALYGQSPKGYDFLVIGHECFGIVEETGCAVKKVKPGDYVTCTVRRPGGSIFDQIGRSDITSEEEYYERGINLRHGFLTEYFVDDEEFIVRIPQGLRHLHVLAEPMSCSAKAVEQAFLAQQRLQVWEPKRAWVTGAGQIGLLATLVLRLRGVEVWTLARGKREGNLKAEIAEGYGATYVSTSEITLHEMAEKHGKPDLIIEATGHSGVAFECMQVLAHNGCIVWTSITGGQRDINIPSDNINLNWVLGNKMLLGSVNANFRHFESGIADMALGEMSWPGVTEKILTNPVEGLDNYKEMMRLLVEDPNALKVYVNVADE; encoded by the coding sequence ATGAAAGCCATTGCCGTTCGTCCGGGCACTCCAGACAGCGTGTATCTGGCCGATCTTGCCAAGCCTTCAGTCGACGAAATCGCCAATGATCGTGGCGTACTGGTCCGAGTCCTCAAAGTTGGTGTCGATGCCACCGATCGTGAAATTAATGATGCGCTGTATGGTCAGTCCCCAAAGGGATATGACTTTCTTGTGATCGGCCATGAGTGTTTTGGTATTGTTGAGGAAACAGGTTGCGCCGTGAAGAAAGTTAAACCTGGTGACTACGTGACGTGCACGGTCCGTCGTCCCGGTGGCTCGATCTTCGATCAGATTGGCCGTTCTGACATTACCAGCGAGGAAGAGTATTACGAACGCGGTATCAATCTGCGTCACGGTTTTCTGACAGAGTACTTTGTCGACGACGAAGAATTCATAGTCCGCATTCCTCAGGGCCTCAGACATTTGCATGTCCTCGCTGAACCGATGAGTTGTTCAGCTAAAGCCGTCGAACAGGCTTTTCTGGCACAGCAAAGGCTGCAGGTCTGGGAACCAAAGCGTGCGTGGGTGACCGGAGCCGGCCAGATTGGTCTGCTGGCTACACTGGTATTGCGTCTTAGAGGTGTCGAAGTCTGGACTCTCGCACGCGGAAAACGCGAAGGAAATCTGAAAGCTGAAATCGCCGAAGGCTATGGCGCCACGTATGTCAGTACTTCGGAAATAACTCTGCACGAAATGGCCGAAAAGCACGGCAAGCCGGATCTGATCATCGAAGCAACGGGACACAGCGGCGTAGCCTTTGAATGCATGCAGGTGCTGGCCCATAACGGCTGTATCGTATGGACCAGCATTACAGGCGGTCAACGCGACATCAACATCCCCAGTGACAACATCAACCTCAACTGGGTGCTCGGTAACAAAATGCTGCTGGGTTCCGTAAACGCCAACTTTCGTCACTTTGAAAGCGGAATTGCTGATATGGCACTCGGAGAAATGTCATGGCCAGGTGTTACAGAAAAAATCCTTACGAATCCGGTCGAGGGACTGGACAACTACAAGGAAATGATGCGTCTACTGGTTGAAGACCCGAATGCGTTGAAAGTTTACGTCAACGTTGCAGATGAATAG